In Symmachiella dynata, the following are encoded in one genomic region:
- a CDS encoding Lpg1974 family pore-forming outer membrane protein, with product MVRHATFLIVILACCTARADGLTPFADALLWRASEETSSVWASAVSLSDSPETGPTTTFSPTDIDFDWNAGLRTGLEFQTDDSAWSAKLYWTHYVTSDRAAFTSEDQLVIPEFFSGFASGDAFLFTNAAIDWELALNTFDFEVGHELQLGDSLRLYPTLGVKGAVIRQTIRSHWSDPFLFLAATEDVDHDFRGIGPSFGMEGRWDVPRCENLRVIGTFSAAFMYGVWNVHDTYQRTDPQPALDSYRAFSTDLTDSQLGTLMLRYFLGCEWAWQGNVDITARAGYELQWWANQQRLTTFQQLPMHGDLTLQGLTCGIAVSF from the coding sequence ATGGTCCGTCACGCGACATTTCTGATCGTGATCCTCGCCTGCTGCACGGCGCGCGCCGACGGATTGACCCCGTTCGCCGACGCTTTGCTGTGGCGCGCCTCGGAAGAAACCTCTTCCGTGTGGGCCAGTGCCGTTTCATTGAGTGACAGCCCCGAGACCGGACCGACGACCACCTTCTCGCCGACTGATATCGATTTTGATTGGAACGCGGGTCTCCGCACCGGATTGGAGTTTCAAACAGATGACTCCGCCTGGAGCGCCAAGTTGTACTGGACGCATTACGTCACATCCGACCGTGCTGCGTTCACCTCGGAAGATCAACTTGTCATTCCGGAATTCTTCAGCGGTTTTGCCAGCGGAGACGCGTTTCTGTTTACCAATGCCGCCATCGATTGGGAATTGGCGCTCAATACGTTCGACTTTGAGGTCGGGCACGAATTGCAGCTTGGCGACTCACTGCGACTCTATCCCACGTTGGGAGTGAAAGGCGCCGTGATTCGGCAAACGATTCGCAGCCATTGGTCCGATCCCTTTTTGTTCTTGGCAGCCACTGAAGACGTGGACCACGACTTTCGTGGCATCGGTCCCAGTTTTGGCATGGAAGGTCGATGGGACGTACCGCGTTGTGAGAACTTACGCGTCATCGGGACCTTTTCCGCCGCCTTTATGTACGGCGTCTGGAACGTCCACGACACCTACCAACGGACCGATCCTCAACCCGCACTGGATTCCTACCGCGCATTTTCGACCGACTTAACGGATTCCCAATTGGGAACGTTGATGCTGCGCTATTTTCTCGGTTGCGAATGGGCTTGGCAGGGCAACGTCGACATCACCGCTCGTGCGGGATATGAGTTGCAATGGTGGGCCAACCAGCAACGACTCACCACGTTTCAACAACTTCCCATGCACGGCGATCTGACATTACAAGGTCTCACATGCGGTATTGCTGTCTCATTCTAA
- a CDS encoding Lpg1974 family pore-forming outer membrane protein, translating into MCAAPDDDGTITFSSAVLFWKVTEGSAENWAQEITPLGIGTTYGTATLVDAPFEWKAGIRIGAAYQPPDSDFDLSVSYTHFGTNATNQATGEVYSAFLGNFYVGNPDGTSFGPHYSNASVDWDFRFDSIDLELGREFAISDSLSLRPFVGLKSAMIDQSIHSNWSSPINTSSQTYLFTAAEEELKQDFWGIGPSLGVNAVIPIVCETDYSLRIFASPSAAIMYGRWTFKDQYRNNGPTSTAHPTPAVVDINSDPITGAATMARGVLGLEWVQYGSEITTSLRLGYEAQIWLNQMQFYSYNMGRLNNLMSLHGGVFELSLNF; encoded by the coding sequence GTGTGTGCTGCTCCGGACGATGACGGAACGATCACGTTTTCCTCCGCGGTGTTGTTTTGGAAAGTCACCGAAGGCAGCGCGGAAAACTGGGCGCAAGAAATCACGCCTCTGGGCATCGGGACGACGTACGGAACGGCCACGCTGGTCGATGCGCCGTTTGAATGGAAAGCCGGGATTCGTATCGGCGCGGCCTACCAGCCTCCTGACAGCGATTTTGATCTGTCGGTTTCCTACACACACTTTGGGACCAATGCGACCAATCAAGCCACCGGCGAAGTCTACTCCGCTTTTTTGGGGAACTTCTACGTTGGCAATCCGGATGGAACCTCGTTCGGCCCCCACTACAGTAACGCTTCGGTCGACTGGGACTTTCGGTTTGATTCGATCGACCTTGAACTGGGGCGAGAATTTGCGATTAGCGACTCGCTGTCGTTGCGACCATTCGTCGGTTTGAAGTCGGCCATGATTGATCAGTCGATCCATTCCAATTGGAGCAGCCCAATCAATACGTCGTCGCAAACGTACCTCTTCACCGCAGCTGAAGAAGAATTGAAACAGGACTTCTGGGGGATCGGCCCTTCGCTGGGCGTGAATGCCGTAATACCGATTGTCTGCGAAACCGACTATTCACTCCGCATCTTCGCCAGTCCCTCCGCCGCGATCATGTATGGACGGTGGACGTTCAAGGACCAATACCGCAACAACGGACCGACGTCGACCGCACATCCCACGCCGGCAGTTGTCGACATCAATTCGGATCCCATTACCGGGGCGGCGACGATGGCGCGGGGGGTGTTGGGGCTGGAGTGGGTCCAATACGGTTCTGAAATCACCACCAGCCTGCGGCTGGGATATGAAGCGCAAATTTGGCTGAATCAGATGCAATTTTATTCCTACAACATGGGTCGCCTCAACAACTTGATGTCGTTGCATGGCGGCGTTTTCGAGTTGTCTTTGAACTTTTAG
- a CDS encoding RNA polymerase sigma factor: MSDKVTSLSLLDRARADDPEAWREISKLYAPLVYHWCQRAGLQSHDASDTLQNVLTSVSRHINAFEKKKNSGSFRGWLWTITRNEIHLHFRKAKRVPKAIGGSNAAQWMAELPAVESAEFDEPKVPGKLSGLVSRCLDLVETEFQPTTWKAFQLTAIEGWTSEAAAQELGMKPNSVRKAKSRVMHRLRTKFEGLPCDTSFESAIR; encoded by the coding sequence ATGAGCGACAAGGTAACATCCTTGAGCCTATTGGACCGAGCCCGAGCTGATGACCCAGAAGCTTGGCGAGAAATTTCCAAACTTTACGCGCCGTTGGTCTATCATTGGTGCCAGCGCGCCGGTTTGCAAAGCCATGATGCCTCGGACACGTTACAAAACGTATTGACTTCCGTATCACGCCACATCAATGCCTTTGAGAAAAAGAAGAACTCTGGATCATTTCGCGGCTGGCTGTGGACCATCACTCGGAATGAGATCCATCTTCACTTCCGTAAGGCAAAGCGCGTTCCCAAAGCCATTGGCGGTTCGAATGCAGCGCAGTGGATGGCGGAATTGCCTGCGGTCGAATCGGCCGAATTCGATGAACCCAAGGTCCCTGGAAAGCTAAGCGGACTTGTGTCGCGATGCTTGGATTTGGTCGAGACTGAATTCCAACCGACAACATGGAAAGCGTTTCAGTTGACGGCCATTGAAGGTTGGACCAGCGAGGCTGCCGCCCAAGAATTGGGGATGAAACCGAACTCGGTGCGCAAAGCCAAGTCGCGCGTCATGCATCGACTGCGCACAAAGTTTGAGGGATTGCCATGCGATACCTCGTTTGAATCCGCAATCCGTTAA
- a CDS encoding ArnT family glycosyltransferase, whose amino-acid sequence MLIVQAGLLAYAATRHSPTLNEPGHLVAGMRHWQFGQFELYRVNPPLSHMVAALPLLATDVKTDWNDFNDAPGARPVFNIGEDFITANGERSIWLFTLARWAGIPFSLLGGYFCFRWGSELYGNAAGLLALVLWCFSPNILAHAELVTPDMAATSLGITVSYAFWRWLKSPTWWGAVVAGLLLGLAELTKFTWVILFGLWPLLWVFWKLTHRRSDDSRQRWLPQGLQLMMQLVLAVYVINLGYGFEGSFTKLGDFKFVSALLQGTDGKESDSMNRFADTQWKNVPVPFPKDYVLGMDVQKRDFEDFASPSYLRGTFQQRGWWYYYVYAAAIKIPLGTWALIVLALVNSILARRRDDGSRFADTFVLLAPAVVVFVLVSSQTGFSHHFRYVLPCFPFLFVWVSQVANVFGRWSWKSGLVTAAVLWSVASSLWTYPHNLSYFNELAGGPMGGPAHLINSNVDWGQDLLHLKSWLKAHPDAKPLHLAYYGYYDPADLGLEYTAIPRKRPVDDNKQSSSEQFALKPGWYAVSVNYVRGYPWRAPQGAYADFQNFTPIAKAGYSIYIYKIDGDNTHAVE is encoded by the coding sequence TTGTTAATCGTCCAGGCTGGTTTGCTCGCCTATGCGGCGACGCGGCATAGTCCTACGCTTAACGAACCGGGGCATCTGGTTGCCGGGATGAGGCACTGGCAATTCGGGCAGTTTGAATTGTATCGCGTGAATCCTCCGCTGTCGCACATGGTGGCAGCTCTCCCCCTGCTCGCAACGGATGTGAAAACGGACTGGAATGATTTCAACGATGCCCCGGGCGCTCGGCCGGTATTTAATATCGGCGAAGATTTTATCACAGCAAATGGGGAGCGTTCCATTTGGCTATTCACACTGGCACGCTGGGCCGGCATCCCGTTCAGCCTGTTGGGTGGCTACTTCTGCTTTCGCTGGGGATCAGAATTGTACGGCAACGCCGCCGGATTGCTGGCGTTGGTGCTGTGGTGTTTTTCACCGAATATCCTGGCGCATGCTGAGTTGGTCACGCCCGATATGGCAGCCACATCGCTGGGGATCACGGTCAGTTATGCTTTTTGGCGCTGGCTGAAAAGTCCGACTTGGTGGGGCGCTGTCGTTGCAGGATTGTTGCTTGGACTGGCGGAACTGACCAAGTTTACCTGGGTGATCTTATTCGGCCTCTGGCCGCTCCTGTGGGTCTTCTGGAAACTGACCCACCGCAGATCCGATGACTCGAGGCAGCGGTGGTTGCCTCAAGGCTTGCAATTGATGATGCAACTGGTCCTGGCTGTCTATGTGATCAATCTAGGCTACGGCTTTGAAGGGTCTTTCACGAAGCTCGGAGATTTCAAGTTCGTCAGTGCTCTATTGCAAGGTACGGATGGTAAAGAGTCCGACAGCATGAACCGTTTTGCCGACACCCAATGGAAAAACGTGCCCGTACCGTTTCCCAAAGATTACGTGTTGGGAATGGACGTTCAAAAACGAGACTTTGAAGACTTTGCCAGTCCATCCTATTTGCGAGGCACATTTCAGCAGCGCGGCTGGTGGTACTACTACGTCTATGCTGCCGCGATTAAAATTCCACTGGGGACGTGGGCTTTGATTGTTTTGGCGCTTGTCAATTCGATCTTAGCGCGTCGCCGGGATGATGGATCCCGTTTCGCCGATACGTTTGTCTTGCTCGCGCCGGCGGTGGTGGTTTTTGTACTGGTCAGTTCGCAGACCGGCTTCAGTCACCACTTTCGCTACGTTCTCCCCTGCTTCCCATTTTTGTTTGTTTGGGTCTCGCAGGTCGCCAATGTTTTCGGCAGATGGAGTTGGAAAAGCGGCCTGGTCACTGCAGCGGTGCTTTGGTCTGTGGCGAGCAGTTTGTGGACTTACCCCCACAACCTGTCCTACTTTAACGAACTCGCCGGCGGCCCAATGGGAGGACCCGCGCACTTAATCAATAGCAACGTCGATTGGGGCCAGGATCTGTTGCATCTCAAGTCATGGCTGAAAGCGCATCCCGACGCCAAGCCGTTGCATCTGGCTTATTATGGTTACTACGACCCGGCTGACCTAGGTCTCGAATACACAGCCATTCCGAGGAAGCGGCCAGTCGACGACAACAAACAATCCTCAAGTGAACAGTTCGCTCTGAAGCCGGGTTGGTACGCGGTGAGCGTGAACTACGTGCGCGGTTATCCCTGGCGGGCGCCACAGGGAGCATATGCGGATTTCCAAAACTTCACGCCGATTGCTAAGGCGGGTTATTCGATCTACATCTACAAGATCGATGGAGACAACACGCACGCAGTCGAATGA
- a CDS encoding HYD1 signature containing ADP-ribosyltransferase family protein, translating into MFADPGGVIRTVGRYDTANSVWLLQHRLTDEFGNLYALVGDVAGLADAYHTQGYFMTEYNQRPLAVRLLFVAVAVVCFGQAYRIAAAVGGRAEAASVAQASTVSTPSLPRYVEKPIEEIRAGDLVLGRNEVTGELASKRVVRTFQRTSDHICELTIRSASGGLQTIETTDEHPFWVADSGWVPAAELSPGAKLLDSHGGTSTLVASTHIPRSDGVPVYNFEVDDWHTYHVKAGHATGPPLLVHNNCVNPYHARAPGGGVFVDLDTSLGGNAGAPNSAARRTVFHYTDEAGQQGILSSKQLNASTKAANPKDVRYGNGQYVSDFVPGTKTPAQLSREFLGQPFQGRRFTHYVEIDVTDLNVVKGRNGVYVIPNDTPLDISSRVISSGKTP; encoded by the coding sequence ATGTTCGCCGATCCGGGCGGCGTGATTCGTACGGTCGGGCGTTATGACACCGCCAACAGCGTTTGGTTGCTGCAGCATCGGTTGACCGATGAGTTCGGGAATCTGTACGCTCTGGTCGGCGATGTGGCAGGTTTGGCGGATGCTTATCACACTCAAGGATACTTCATGACCGAATATAACCAACGCCCGCTTGCGGTTCGGCTGTTGTTTGTTGCGGTTGCCGTCGTCTGTTTCGGGCAGGCGTATCGCATTGCCGCAGCGGTTGGTGGCCGTGCGGAGGCGGCTTCTGTCGCGCAGGCCTCGACAGTCTCGACCCCGAGTCTGCCGCGGTACGTCGAAAAACCGATCGAAGAAATTCGGGCCGGCGACCTCGTCTTGGGTCGCAACGAGGTGACCGGTGAACTTGCTTCCAAGCGTGTTGTCCGGACGTTCCAGCGCACTTCCGACCACATTTGCGAGCTGACAATCCGTTCAGCGTCTGGCGGACTGCAGACGATTGAAACGACCGACGAACACCCGTTTTGGGTCGCCGATTCGGGTTGGGTCCCCGCTGCCGAACTGAGCCCCGGCGCCAAGCTGCTCGACAGCCATGGCGGCACATCAACGCTCGTCGCCAGCACACACATTCCACGCTCCGACGGGGTACCGGTCTACAACTTCGAAGTCGACGACTGGCACACATACCACGTCAAAGCAGGCCACGCCACCGGCCCACCGTTGCTTGTCCACAACAACTGCGTCAATCCATACCACGCACGGGCACCCGGTGGCGGTGTGTTCGTGGATCTGGATACGTCGCTTGGCGGTAACGCGGGAGCCCCAAACAGTGCAGCGAGACGCACTGTCTTCCATTACACGGATGAAGCAGGGCAACAGGGAATTCTTTCGTCGAAGCAGTTGAACGCTTCAACCAAAGCTGCGAATCCGAAGGACGTTCGGTACGGAAACGGACAGTACGTTTCTGACTTTGTGCCTGGAACGAAAACTCCGGCGCAGTTGTCACGAGAATTTCTTGGACAACCGTTTCAGGGGCGAAGGTTTACGCATTACGTCGAAATCGACGTGACCGACCTGAACGTTGTGAAGGGGCGGAACGGTGTCTACGTCATTCCGAACGACACACCGCTCGACATCTCAAGCCGAGTCATCAGCAGCGGGAAAACGCCATGA
- a CDS encoding DUF6881 domain-containing protein, which produces MSQARSYLRVEWVHDFATEPVMLYSELDDEMWELRKVEVFRNGTAGCADQNGRTGDTKLSKEPLPSIEEIGADPQFKPVEIGADEFEKIWTQYAS; this is translated from the coding sequence ATGAGCCAAGCAAGGTCATATCTGCGCGTTGAGTGGGTTCATGACTTCGCAACTGAGCCAGTGATGCTCTACTCGGAACTCGACGACGAAATGTGGGAACTGCGCAAAGTCGAAGTCTTTCGCAACGGAACGGCTGGCTGCGCCGATCAGAACGGGCGGACAGGTGACACGAAACTGTCCAAAGAACCGTTGCCATCAATCGAAGAAATCGGCGCGGACCCACAGTTCAAGCCTGTCGAAATCGGCGCCGACGAGTTCGAGAAAATATGGACTCAATACGCGTCTTAA
- a CDS encoding DNA/RNA non-specific endonuclease, which yields MTGRRGANRARGHLLGDQLGGSGNEVRNLDTLEQNAANSPVMRGYEAAIRQAVEGGRLSIPP from the coding sequence ATTACTGGAAGACGTGGAGCCAATCGTGCCCGTGGTCATTTGCTTGGCGATCAACTTGGTGGTTCGGGCAACGAGGTTCGCAATCTGGATACGTTGGAGCAAAACGCTGCAAACTCACCTGTGATGCGAGGTTATGAGGCAGCGATTCGTCAGGCTGTGGAAGGGGGCAGATTGTCGATTCCACCGTGA
- a CDS encoding SMI1/KNR4 family protein: MPPPVIPLEIPSDDDWKRCKRDLTNLPDDYKDFLMQYGSGVVDDFLRVFNPAAENEHLNLISQAKIILSALEESSRNFPDMFSMPSYPATNGFLPFASTDNGDNIFWVVNGQNPNLWTIAVMGPRSPEVFRHESGFVEFLVAMIRSDIRCKIFPSDFPDAPPISFVATRE; encoded by the coding sequence ATGCCCCCACCGGTAATACCATTGGAAATACCGTCTGATGATGACTGGAAGCGGTGTAAGCGTGATCTAACTAACCTCCCCGACGACTACAAAGACTTTCTTATGCAATACGGCTCAGGCGTTGTGGATGATTTTTTAAGGGTATTCAATCCTGCCGCTGAGAATGAACATCTTAATTTGATATCACAGGCAAAGATCATACTTTCAGCACTTGAAGAAAGCTCAAGAAATTTTCCAGATATGTTTTCTATGCCAAGCTATCCGGCTACAAATGGCTTTCTACCGTTTGCTAGTACAGACAACGGTGACAACATCTTCTGGGTAGTTAACGGTCAAAATCCAAACCTATGGACGATTGCCGTCATGGGGCCTCGAAGTCCAGAGGTATTTCGCCACGAATCTGGTTTTGTTGAATTTTTGGTTGCGATGATTCGCTCCGATATCCGCTGCAAAATATTTCCGTCGGACTTTCCCGATGCTCCACCAATATCCTTCGTTGCTACTCGCGAGTGA
- a CDS encoding PIG-L deacetylase family protein, with protein MRRSSAMTFALTIFLLGLLCGRLWNDAPTAFAENAAAAKETQKSAKDKVKQNAKPAPPAEDGKLRIICFGAHPDDCEIKAGGVAALWSQQGHHVKFVALTNGDIGHWKMAGGPLAQRRNAEVQHAADLLGITTEVLDIHDGELTPTLENRRKVTRLIREWKADIVMGPRTNDYHPDHRYTGVLVQDAAYMVAVPFFCPDAEPLAKNPVFLYYPDRFKKPYPFQADVAVGIDSVMDRKVEALVDMESQFVEGGALGSADLIAGGEEQRQKRRREVRDAFENRDRKTAKAYATELNKWYGDRATPFEYAEAFEICEYGHQPSPEELRKLFPFFPEVKAP; from the coding sequence ATGCGGCGATCTTCCGCGATGACATTTGCCTTGACCATTTTTTTGCTGGGACTGCTCTGTGGACGTCTCTGGAACGATGCGCCGACGGCATTTGCCGAGAATGCAGCAGCGGCAAAAGAGACGCAAAAATCTGCAAAGGACAAGGTCAAACAAAACGCAAAGCCGGCGCCGCCCGCGGAAGATGGCAAGTTGCGGATCATCTGCTTCGGCGCGCATCCCGACGATTGTGAAATCAAAGCAGGCGGCGTCGCGGCGCTCTGGTCGCAACAGGGGCATCATGTCAAATTCGTCGCGCTGACCAACGGTGACATCGGCCACTGGAAAATGGCAGGAGGCCCTTTAGCGCAGCGACGCAATGCCGAGGTCCAACACGCGGCCGATCTGTTGGGGATCACGACTGAGGTGCTCGATATTCACGATGGCGAATTAACGCCGACCTTGGAAAATCGACGTAAAGTGACGCGGCTGATCCGCGAATGGAAAGCAGACATCGTGATGGGACCACGGACGAACGACTATCACCCGGACCATCGCTACACCGGAGTCCTCGTCCAAGACGCCGCCTATATGGTAGCGGTGCCGTTTTTCTGCCCCGATGCGGAGCCGTTGGCAAAGAACCCAGTATTTTTGTATTACCCCGATCGCTTCAAGAAGCCGTATCCCTTCCAAGCGGACGTGGCGGTCGGCATCGATTCGGTCATGGACCGCAAAGTGGAAGCGTTGGTCGATATGGAGTCGCAATTTGTCGAAGGAGGCGCACTCGGTTCCGCTGATTTGATCGCCGGCGGCGAGGAACAACGTCAAAAGCGTCGTCGCGAAGTGCGGGACGCTTTCGAAAACCGCGACCGCAAAACGGCCAAGGCCTATGCGACGGAATTAAACAAATGGTACGGGGACCGCGCGACACCTTTTGAATATGCCGAAGCTTTCGAAATCTGCGAATACGGCCACCAACCGTCGCCGGAGGAACTGCGCAAGCTCTTTCCGTTTTTCCCGGAAGTGAAAGCACCGTGA
- a CDS encoding phosphatidylinositol-specific phospholipase C/glycerophosphodiester phosphodiesterase family protein → MFRIALFSCLLLFAADAAAAADQVTPLPQAHAHNDYHHDVPLGDALKHGFCSVEADVFLVDGELLVGHSRDELRPERTLEKLYLAPLKERIKNNGGRVYRNGPEFTLLIDFKNDGKQTYLALRKLLKKYAPLLTSVTGDQIQRGAVTIVISGDRPQKAIAADKIRHAGIDGRLSDLNSQAPAHLMPMISDRWGTHFSWNGDGDIPAAEKEKLDTIVKKAHAAGRTVRFWATPENPQVWQVLFDAGVDHINTDDLAGLQTFLLKQQK, encoded by the coding sequence ATGTTTCGCATCGCATTGTTCTCGTGCCTGTTGCTGTTTGCCGCGGATGCTGCGGCGGCGGCGGACCAGGTGACGCCGCTCCCCCAAGCGCACGCCCACAACGATTATCATCACGACGTCCCATTGGGCGATGCGCTCAAGCATGGATTTTGCAGCGTCGAAGCGGACGTGTTTCTTGTCGATGGCGAATTGCTCGTAGGGCATTCCCGCGATGAACTCCGCCCGGAGCGGACGTTGGAAAAGTTGTACCTCGCGCCGCTCAAAGAACGGATCAAAAACAACGGCGGCCGGGTCTATCGCAACGGGCCCGAATTCACGTTGTTAATCGACTTCAAAAACGATGGCAAGCAGACTTACCTCGCATTGCGGAAGCTGCTCAAAAAATACGCGCCGCTGCTGACGTCGGTCACCGGCGATCAGATTCAGCGCGGAGCGGTGACGATTGTGATCAGTGGCGATCGTCCACAGAAAGCCATCGCTGCCGACAAGATACGGCACGCGGGAATTGACGGACGGTTATCCGATTTAAATTCCCAAGCGCCCGCGCATTTGATGCCGATGATCAGTGACCGCTGGGGCACGCATTTCAGTTGGAACGGGGATGGCGACATCCCTGCTGCGGAAAAAGAGAAGCTCGACACGATCGTGAAAAAAGCACACGCTGCCGGTCGCACGGTCCGGTTTTGGGCGACCCCCGAAAACCCGCAAGTCTGGCAAGTGCTATTCGACGCCGGCGTCGATCACATCAACACCGACGATCTCGCCGGCCTGCAAACCTTCTTGCTCAAACAACAAAAGTAG
- a CDS encoding DUF1501 domain-containing protein has protein sequence MFDIQGRTFRNCDRVSRRDVLKIGMLAAGGLALPDLLRRKAHAKRAGKDVQQTAVIQIFCGGGPSHIDMYDMKPHAPAEIRGEFQEIPTNVTGCRISDQLPLQTRVMDKFAIVRSVAHSTPAHGIASQWILTGHNPGRVTTDNIFPACGSVVAKMRGANQPGLPAYMAVPRKVSFGNAAYLGAAYNPFTTDQDPVAKDFQVKNLQPVPGMTLDRLGNRRELLAGLDTMRRDVDLHGDLQGMDTFYHDAVDMITSDKAAKAFDIHSEDPKLRAKYGHTFIGQNCLLARRLVEAGVSYVTCLSGGGWDTHANNFARLKKETLPRYDRAIAALVDDIYERGLDKQVLVMVFGEFGRTPRVNKDAGRDHWPGAMSMLLSGGGLKVGQMIGETDSSAAYPISKPYTPGNLLSTMYRVMGIDDKHHFYDGSNRPIPILGDGGPIPELL, from the coding sequence ATGTTCGATATTCAGGGACGCACGTTTCGCAATTGCGACCGGGTCTCTCGCCGGGATGTGCTGAAAATCGGCATGTTGGCGGCGGGTGGATTGGCGCTGCCGGACTTGTTGCGCCGCAAAGCTCACGCGAAACGCGCCGGTAAAGACGTGCAGCAGACCGCCGTGATCCAAATCTTTTGCGGCGGCGGCCCCAGTCATATTGACATGTACGACATGAAGCCGCACGCGCCGGCCGAGATTCGGGGTGAATTCCAAGAGATCCCCACCAACGTCACCGGCTGCCGCATCAGCGATCAACTGCCACTCCAAACCCGCGTGATGGACAAATTCGCCATCGTGCGTTCGGTCGCGCATTCAACTCCGGCGCATGGGATCGCTTCGCAATGGATCCTCACCGGTCACAATCCCGGCCGCGTGACCACCGATAATATCTTCCCCGCCTGCGGATCGGTCGTCGCCAAGATGCGCGGCGCCAATCAACCGGGCTTGCCCGCCTATATGGCGGTACCGCGGAAAGTCTCGTTCGGCAACGCGGCCTATTTAGGGGCGGCGTATAATCCATTCACGACCGATCAAGATCCCGTTGCCAAAGATTTTCAAGTCAAAAATCTCCAACCCGTGCCGGGCATGACACTGGATCGTCTGGGGAATCGTCGGGAACTGCTGGCGGGCCTGGATACGATGCGGCGCGACGTCGATCTGCATGGCGATTTGCAGGGGATGGATACGTTCTATCATGATGCCGTCGACATGATCACCAGTGACAAAGCAGCTAAGGCGTTTGACATTCACAGCGAAGATCCCAAGCTGCGCGCCAAGTACGGACACACGTTCATCGGTCAAAATTGTCTACTGGCACGCCGGTTGGTCGAAGCCGGCGTATCGTATGTGACTTGCCTTTCGGGCGGTGGTTGGGATACGCACGCGAACAACTTCGCCAGGCTGAAAAAAGAGACGCTGCCACGCTACGACCGGGCGATTGCCGCACTGGTCGACGACATCTATGAGCGGGGGTTGGACAAGCAAGTCTTGGTGATGGTCTTCGGCGAGTTCGGCCGCACGCCGCGGGTGAACAAAGATGCGGGGCGCGATCACTGGCCCGGCGCGATGTCGATGTTGCTGTCCGGCGGCGGTTTGAAAGTGGGGCAGATGATTGGCGAAACCGACTCAAGCGCCGCCTATCCGATCAGCAAACCGTACACGCCCGGCAACCTGCTCTCAACGATGTACAGAGTAATGGGCATCGACGACAAACATCATTTCTACGACGGCAGCAATCGTCCCATTCCGATTTTGGGAGACGGTGGACCGATTCCTGAATTGTTGTAG